In one Cloacibacillus porcorum genomic region, the following are encoded:
- the glpX gene encoding class II fructose-bisphosphatase: protein MSAPDRNLALEMVRATEAAAMAAGRWMGRGDKNGVDGAAVNAMRFILNTVNMDGVVVIGEGEKDEAPMLFNGEKLGCGSEPQVDIAVDPIDGTRLTANGLPNAVSVVAFAERDTLYDPQHIFYMNKIATGPYAAHAINIDATPTDNIRAVARALRKSVEDVTVVVLDRPRHEELIKEIRSLHARIRLIPDGDVAGALSTCKPNSGIDLLMGVGGSPEAVITACAFKCVGGNMQCKLWPRNDEEREKCKEKGMDVNKVLTLNDLVKSENVFFAATGVTDGDWLKGVRYSGEGIETSSLVMRAKSGTLRYINAVHNVQKLDEISGIKYGAPSSACSFL from the coding sequence ATGTCTGCACCAGACAGAAACCTAGCGCTTGAGATGGTCAGAGCGACGGAAGCCGCCGCTATGGCCGCAGGCCGCTGGATGGGACGCGGGGATAAGAACGGCGTTGACGGGGCTGCAGTCAACGCTATGCGGTTTATTCTCAATACCGTCAACATGGACGGAGTAGTTGTTATTGGTGAAGGCGAGAAAGACGAAGCGCCGATGCTTTTCAACGGCGAAAAGCTGGGCTGCGGAAGCGAACCTCAGGTTGATATAGCTGTAGACCCGATCGACGGCACGCGCCTTACCGCCAACGGACTGCCGAACGCCGTCAGCGTCGTGGCCTTCGCGGAGAGGGATACCCTCTACGATCCGCAGCACATATTCTACATGAACAAAATTGCCACCGGCCCCTACGCGGCGCACGCGATCAACATCGACGCCACGCCGACCGACAACATCAGGGCCGTCGCGCGCGCGCTGAGAAAATCGGTGGAAGACGTCACCGTCGTCGTCCTCGACAGACCGCGCCACGAAGAACTCATCAAAGAGATCCGCTCGCTCCACGCGCGTATCCGCCTCATCCCTGACGGCGACGTCGCGGGCGCCCTTTCGACCTGCAAGCCCAACTCCGGTATCGACCTCCTCATGGGAGTCGGCGGCTCGCCGGAGGCTGTCATCACCGCCTGCGCCTTCAAGTGCGTCGGCGGCAACATGCAGTGCAAACTCTGGCCGCGCAACGACGAAGAGCGCGAGAAGTGCAAAGAAAAGGGCATGGACGTCAATAAAGTCCTTACCCTCAACGACCTCGTGAAAAGCGAAAACGTATTCTTCGCAGCGACCGGTGTCACCGACGGAGACTGGCTCAAAGGCGTACGCTACTCCGGTGAAGGAATCGAGACCTCCTCGCTGGTCATGCGCGCGAAGAGCGGCACGCTGCGCTACATCAACGCGGTGCACAACGTCCAGAAGCTGGACGAGATCAGCGGCATCAAATACGGCGCTCCGTCGTCAGCCTGCTCGTTCCTGTAA
- a CDS encoding helix-turn-helix domain-containing protein: MRYTKEERLEIGRKVYEGIMTRYEAAEAYGISDDTARDYMRMYRDSNSLPPKSSGNGSDSYVYKPSERQPDLSDYESMTKKELIVELIKAKVAEARLKKGYEVKGDGPVKEYILLDSSNTK; this comes from the coding sequence ATGCGATACACGAAAGAAGAGCGTCTTGAAATCGGACGAAAAGTTTATGAGGGGATAATGACACGTTACGAGGCTGCCGAAGCCTACGGCATCAGCGACGACACGGCTAGGGACTATATGCGGATGTATCGTGATTCCAACAGTCTGCCGCCCAAGTCTTCCGGAAACGGTTCGGACAGTTATGTTTACAAGCCTTCCGAAAGACAGCCTGACCTATCAGATTATGAGTCCATGACAAAAAAAGAACTCATTGTTGAGTTGATTAAAGCGAAAGTAGCGGAAGCAAGATTAAAAAAAGGCTACGAGGTGAAAGGAGATGGTCCGGTAAAGGAATATATCCTTTTAGACAGCTCGAATACCAAGTAA
- a CDS encoding helix-turn-helix domain-containing protein has protein sequence MDISFFQHHTPPEIALALAANVRARRKERKLTQSGLAKLSGVSLGSIKRFESSGEISLKSLLNIAVVLGCEEDFLSLFTKKHYASIEDVINEKS, from the coding sequence ATGGACATATCGTTTTTTCAGCATCATACTCCGCCTGAAATCGCCCTTGCTCTTGCCGCTAATGTGCGTGCGCGCAGGAAGGAGAGGAAGCTCACGCAGAGCGGGCTGGCAAAGTTGTCGGGGGTAAGTTTGGGCTCCATCAAAAGATTTGAAAGCAGCGGGGAGATTTCTCTGAAATCTCTGCTGAATATTGCCGTGGTGCTTGGCTGTGAAGAGGATTTTCTTTCTCTTTTTACGAAAAAGCATTATGCCTCTATAGAGGATGTCATAAATGAAAAAAGTTAG
- a CDS encoding type II toxin-antitoxin system RelB/DinJ family antitoxin, which produces MAQISLRVDDDVKHNAEKTLNDIGLSMSAAINIFLKTVAREKRIPFELSADPFYSASNIRYLENVMRDIKEGKARFTEHDLIEMD; this is translated from the coding sequence ATGGCACAAATTAGCCTGCGAGTTGACGACGACGTAAAGCACAACGCGGAAAAAACCCTTAACGACATCGGCTTGAGCATGTCCGCGGCAATAAACATCTTTTTAAAAACAGTGGCGAGGGAAAAACGCATCCCCTTTGAGCTGTCCGCGGACCCCTTTTACTCCGCAAGCAACATCCGCTATTTAGAAAACGTTATGCGCGACATAAAAGAAGGAAAAGCGCGTTTCACTGAGCATGATCTGATCGAGATGGACTAA
- a CDS encoding DUF4416 family protein, translating to MPESTNNGRHPRDPLVKKIVALLVPRGDTAVYEHARGLLEKIWGRPERVSERIPFVWTNYYEDIAPELDRIFFSYPGLWPMSALPDWKTASCRIEKETGESRRVNLDPGTIDGARLLLASTKGQAHRVYLRDGIFCEVTLCRRKGRWESFFYTFPDFKSGAYDRWLELVREDWKREVRTVPPHVLDNEHY from the coding sequence ATGCCGGAGAGCACGAATAACGGAAGGCACCCGCGCGACCCGCTGGTAAAAAAGATCGTCGCCCTTCTCGTTCCGCGGGGAGATACGGCGGTATATGAGCATGCGCGCGGGCTGCTGGAAAAAATCTGGGGCAGGCCGGAGCGCGTCAGCGAAAGGATACCCTTCGTATGGACCAACTACTACGAGGATATCGCGCCCGAACTGGACAGGATATTCTTCTCCTATCCGGGGCTTTGGCCGATGTCCGCGCTGCCGGACTGGAAGACCGCGAGCTGTCGGATCGAGAAAGAGACCGGCGAGAGCCGCCGCGTGAACCTCGACCCTGGCACGATCGACGGGGCGAGGCTTTTGCTGGCTTCGACGAAGGGGCAGGCCCACCGCGTCTACCTGCGCGACGGCATCTTCTGCGAGGTGACCCTCTGCCGGCGTAAGGGGCGCTGGGAAAGTTTTTTCTACACCTTCCCGGATTTCAAAAGCGGCGCTTACGACCGCTGGCTGGAGCTGGTACGAGAGGACTGGAAAAGAGAGGTCCGCACCGTGCCGCCCCATGTACTTGATAATGAACATTACTAA
- a CDS encoding PSP1 domain-containing protein: protein MNKYLAIYGKPRYLGLVEYDGEIKKGSTLIVESVRGEELAVAVGEINAEQEAAYRLLRNASEHGDGMAKNSEPVVTDLTFMAFASDDDIETAESYRAEEDRILKEAKELLTPHNLEMKLIDVEFLRAKRKLFFYFSSEQRVDFRAYVRDLAREFKTRIELRQVGVRDEAKIIRGVGPCGQPCCCSYWLNQFAPICIKMVKEQNLALNPAKISGICGRLMCCMCYEHEAYHEAWEGFPNPGTKIKTPNGNVIVAGIDLPTKSLRCFIVGKGEVKIPKDKFAEFKDVVTSGGEWVVPEEEIEEPDLKIQDIFPKCMQCAGHHERAAAEQKREENAGKRRSEDGETNAEQRPRGNKKRKKHHPKHENQTAGEGQDGLREETPQKVKNASDNRPPKEEKAAPGGEERPKRHFQRRRRPNAKKGGDNAAAAKAEV from the coding sequence ATGAACAAATACTTGGCAATTTATGGTAAGCCCCGTTATTTGGGGCTTGTCGAGTATGACGGAGAGATAAAAAAGGGTTCCACGCTCATCGTGGAATCGGTGCGCGGCGAAGAGCTTGCCGTCGCGGTGGGGGAGATCAACGCCGAACAGGAGGCGGCCTACCGCCTGCTGCGCAACGCCTCGGAACACGGCGACGGCATGGCTAAGAACTCAGAGCCGGTGGTGACGGACCTTACCTTTATGGCCTTTGCCTCCGACGATGATATCGAGACGGCCGAGAGTTACCGCGCCGAGGAGGACCGGATACTCAAAGAGGCTAAGGAGCTGCTGACGCCCCATAACCTAGAGATGAAGCTGATAGACGTGGAGTTCTTACGCGCGAAGCGCAAACTTTTCTTTTACTTCTCATCCGAGCAGCGTGTCGATTTTCGCGCCTATGTGCGTGATCTCGCGCGCGAGTTCAAGACGCGTATCGAGCTGCGTCAGGTAGGAGTGCGCGATGAGGCGAAGATCATCCGCGGCGTCGGCCCCTGCGGCCAGCCCTGCTGCTGCAGCTACTGGCTGAATCAATTTGCCCCCATCTGTATAAAAATGGTGAAAGAGCAGAACCTCGCGCTGAATCCCGCCAAAATATCGGGGATCTGCGGCAGGCTCATGTGCTGTATGTGCTACGAGCACGAGGCCTATCACGAGGCATGGGAGGGATTCCCGAACCCCGGCACGAAGATAAAAACGCCGAACGGCAATGTGATCGTCGCCGGTATCGACCTGCCGACAAAGAGCCTGCGCTGTTTCATCGTCGGCAAGGGAGAGGTCAAAATCCCGAAGGATAAATTCGCCGAGTTCAAAGATGTGGTCACCTCCGGCGGCGAATGGGTGGTGCCGGAAGAGGAGATCGAGGAGCCTGATCTTAAGATCCAGGATATCTTCCCGAAGTGTATGCAGTGCGCCGGCCACCACGAAAGGGCTGCCGCTGAGCAGAAGCGGGAGGAAAACGCCGGTAAACGGCGCTCAGAGGATGGCGAGACAAACGCGGAACAGAGGCCGCGCGGAAATAAAAAGAGAAAAAAGCATCACCCGAAACACGAAAACCAGACTGCCGGCGAGGGGCAGGATGGGCTTCGTGAAGAAACTCCACAAAAGGTGAAAAATGCCTCGGATAACAGGCCGCCGAAGGAAGAGAAGGCGGCTCCGGGCGGTGAAGAACGGCCGAAGCGCCATTTCCAGCGCCGCCGCCGTCCAAACGCGAAAAAGGGCGGCGACAACGCGGCTGCCGCAAAGGCGGAGGTGTAA
- a CDS encoding DUF3791 domain-containing protein has product MDNLEKKAEFVSSCIEAYKVRHAMKGADAANMFEKEGVLDYLIDGYDVLHTQSLEYVIDEIELYLKNAEL; this is encoded by the coding sequence GTGGACAATCTTGAGAAAAAAGCGGAATTTGTTTCATCCTGCATTGAAGCATATAAAGTCAGACATGCGATGAAAGGAGCCGACGCCGCAAACATGTTTGAAAAAGAGGGCGTGCTGGACTATCTGATTGACGGCTATGACGTGCTCCATACACAGTCGCTTGAATATGTCATAGATGAAATAGAACTATATCTCAAAAACGCGGAGCTGTAA
- the ftsY gene encoding signal recognition particle-docking protein FtsY: MGIFKSFAEKLKNTGNRWTQSVSNLFSDDPVTDDFWDELEENLILGDVGIDTIETLIADLKQVMVDRRITNKRELKAAFAELLISRLEAVPGMGKPLDLSRKPSVVIMIGVNGSGKTTTSGKLASQLKAQGRHVIMAAADTFRAAAIEQLKAWGERAGVRVVAQAQDSDPAAVVYDSIMAAKAAGDDVIIADTAGRLHTKSNLMEELSKVTRVIKREIPEGPSEVLIVLDAVTGQNGFMQAETFSKAMPITGVVLTKFDNTSKGGIVIAIADRLKMPIRYVGLGEGIDDLQLFDPRTFVETLLDAGEHE, encoded by the coding sequence ATGGGAATATTTAAGAGCTTTGCCGAGAAGCTTAAAAACACCGGCAACAGATGGACGCAGAGCGTATCGAACCTTTTTTCCGACGATCCGGTGACCGACGATTTCTGGGATGAACTGGAAGAGAACCTGATCCTCGGCGACGTCGGCATAGACACAATCGAGACACTGATAGCCGACCTCAAGCAAGTGATGGTCGACCGCCGGATAACGAACAAACGTGAATTGAAGGCCGCCTTCGCGGAGCTCCTGATCTCCCGCCTTGAGGCAGTGCCCGGCATGGGAAAACCGCTGGACCTCTCTCGCAAGCCCTCCGTGGTGATCATGATCGGCGTCAACGGCAGCGGCAAGACGACCACCTCCGGAAAACTCGCTTCGCAGCTCAAGGCGCAGGGGCGGCATGTGATAATGGCCGCCGCAGACACCTTCCGCGCCGCCGCGATCGAACAGCTCAAAGCCTGGGGAGAACGCGCGGGCGTGCGCGTCGTCGCACAGGCGCAGGACAGCGACCCCGCCGCCGTCGTCTACGATTCGATAATGGCGGCTAAGGCTGCGGGCGACGACGTGATCATCGCCGATACCGCCGGACGCCTGCACACGAAGTCGAATCTTATGGAGGAGCTGTCGAAGGTCACGCGCGTCATCAAGCGTGAAATACCGGAAGGCCCATCCGAGGTGCTTATCGTACTGGACGCCGTAACGGGTCAGAACGGCTTTATGCAGGCCGAGACATTCAGCAAGGCGATGCCGATCACGGGCGTTGTGCTTACGAAATTTGACAATACATCCAAAGGCGGCATCGTCATCGCGATTGCCGACAGGCTGAAAATGCCGATACGCTACGTGGGGCTCGGCGAGGGGATAGACGACCTTCAGCTCTTTGACCCGCGCACCTTTGTGGAGACGCTGCTCGATGCCGGAGAGCACGAATAA
- a CDS encoding MBL fold metallo-hydrolase, translated as MYELIQTGEKSWYIKNPANVGVYDLGGGEVCLIDAGNDKEAGRKILKKVTEAGWRVSCIINTHSNADHVGGNQFIQSRTGCRVLSSDIENAIARHPELESSLLYGGYPYAELRNKFLLAKPTESTEEIESALPPGLEIIKLPGHYLDMIGIMADDGTCFLADAIFSADIITKYHIIFIYDVAKVHC; from the coding sequence ATGTATGAACTTATCCAGACCGGAGAAAAAAGCTGGTATATAAAAAATCCCGCGAACGTCGGCGTCTACGATCTCGGCGGCGGCGAGGTCTGCCTCATCGACGCCGGCAACGACAAAGAAGCCGGACGCAAGATACTCAAAAAGGTGACGGAGGCGGGATGGCGTGTCTCCTGTATCATCAACACCCATTCAAACGCCGACCACGTCGGCGGCAATCAGTTCATTCAAAGCCGCACCGGCTGCCGCGTGCTCTCCAGCGATATAGAAAACGCCATCGCGAGGCACCCGGAGCTTGAGAGCTCCCTTCTCTACGGCGGCTATCCCTACGCCGAGCTGCGCAATAAATTCCTGCTGGCCAAACCGACGGAGAGCACCGAGGAGATAGAATCGGCGCTGCCGCCGGGGCTTGAGATAATAAAGCTCCCGGGACACTACTTAGACATGATCGGGATCATGGCCGACGACGGGACCTGCTTCCTCGCCGACGCGATTTTCAGCGCCGATATCATTACAAAGTACCACATCATATTCATCTACGACGTGGCAAAAGTGCACTGCTAA
- a CDS encoding type II toxin-antitoxin system HipA family toxin, whose product MKKVRALSVGYNGRPVGGLALTPDGFSAFEYNSDWLAGGFSISPFSLPLKDGVFVQKRREPFEGGFGIFADSLPDGWGRLLLDRILLKNHLDPYGIDILQRLAIVGRSGMGALVYEPEISLECAVENDDLDLLARSCQEVLTCESPHNLDLLFKLGGSSGGARPKILTTVDGEEWIIKFPASMDREDIGEEEYRYSLCARECGIEMPETRLFPSKVCGGYFGVKRFDRVVSGGEKRRVHMASVSALLETSHRVPNLDYNMLMKLTLELTRDFNEVERMFRLMCFNVFAHNRDDHSKNFTFIFDETCNSWRLSPAYDLTYSNSIGGEHATTVDGEGKNPRMEDVLSVAKKIGLNLRKARAAADEIKDKTEMLLKDRG is encoded by the coding sequence ATGAAAAAAGTTAGGGCGTTGTCTGTCGGCTATAACGGCCGTCCAGTTGGGGGGCTTGCGTTGACTCCAGATGGCTTTTCCGCCTTTGAGTATAACAGCGACTGGCTGGCAGGCGGTTTTTCGATCAGCCCTTTCAGCCTACCGTTAAAAGATGGTGTTTTTGTACAAAAGAGGCGCGAGCCATTCGAGGGCGGCTTTGGCATTTTCGCCGACAGTTTGCCGGATGGCTGGGGACGTTTGCTCTTAGATCGTATACTGCTGAAAAATCATCTCGATCCATACGGTATAGATATTTTGCAGCGTCTTGCCATAGTCGGGCGGAGCGGGATGGGGGCGCTAGTCTACGAACCGGAGATAAGTTTGGAATGTGCCGTAGAAAATGACGACCTTGATCTGTTGGCAAGGTCCTGTCAGGAGGTTCTCACCTGCGAGTCGCCGCATAATCTGGACTTGCTTTTCAAGCTGGGAGGCTCGTCAGGAGGCGCAAGGCCCAAAATTTTAACGACGGTTGACGGAGAGGAATGGATCATCAAATTTCCAGCTTCCATGGATAGAGAAGATATAGGAGAAGAAGAATACCGCTATTCTCTTTGCGCGCGGGAATGCGGCATCGAAATGCCGGAGACCAGGCTTTTTCCCTCCAAGGTCTGCGGCGGGTATTTTGGCGTAAAGCGTTTTGACCGCGTTGTCTCCGGAGGAGAGAAGCGGCGCGTGCATATGGCTTCGGTAAGCGCTCTGCTGGAAACCAGCCACCGCGTTCCAAATCTGGATTATAATATGCTGATGAAACTCACCCTGGAACTAACAAGGGATTTTAATGAGGTAGAGCGGATGTTCCGCTTGATGTGCTTTAACGTATTCGCCCATAACAGGGACGATCATTCAAAGAACTTTACGTTTATCTTTGATGAGACATGTAACAGTTGGCGGCTTTCGCCGGCTTATGACCTTACGTATAGTAATTCTATCGGAGGGGAACATGCCACGACCGTTGACGGCGAGGGGAAGAACCCCCGTATGGAGGATGTTTTATCCGTAGCTAAGAAGATCGGGCTAAATCTTAGAAAAGCACGCGCGGCGGCCGATGAAATCAAGGATAAAACCGAGATGTTGTTAAAGGACAGGGGTTGA
- the purB gene encoding adenylosuccinate lyase, with amino-acid sequence MIPRYETPEIKKIWTDENRFGRWLDVELAATQAWNEAGVVPDGDFKNIKEKAGFNVERIREIEEVTQHDVIAFVSSVAETIGESGRFVHLGLTSSDVIDTASSLLLGESMDVVLGELKKLHKILGEKAVEYRFTPCPGRTHGIHAEPTTFGLKLLNHYAELGRDIERLSQTKKEMMVGKLSGAVGTYANCPPAIEARVCELLGLGIDPVSTQVIQRDRHARIVTDLAIFGGTLERLALEVRHLQRTEVLEALEPFKKGQKGSSAMPHKKNPILCERVCGMSRLLRGFAVPALEDIALWHERDISHSSVERVMWPDAFHLAHYMTKIMIKVMSGLVVNADKMMEDIDITKGLLFSGRVLITLVEREGVSREEAYAIAQSNAMRCWNEKVPLLELLKSDPRITKMTDSELESLFDLGYYLKHIDEVFSRFPELSVAEASK; translated from the coding sequence ATGATACCGCGTTACGAAACACCGGAGATAAAAAAGATATGGACCGATGAGAACCGCTTTGGCCGCTGGCTTGACGTTGAGCTTGCGGCGACTCAGGCCTGGAACGAGGCTGGGGTAGTGCCAGACGGGGATTTCAAGAACATCAAAGAAAAAGCCGGCTTTAACGTTGAGCGCATCCGCGAGATAGAAGAGGTGACTCAGCACGACGTCATCGCCTTCGTGTCGAGCGTCGCCGAGACGATCGGCGAATCGGGCCGCTTCGTTCACCTCGGACTGACAAGCAGCGACGTCATCGATACCGCCTCCTCCCTCCTGCTTGGCGAGAGCATGGACGTGGTTCTCGGCGAGCTCAAAAAACTCCATAAAATACTTGGCGAAAAGGCCGTTGAGTACAGATTTACGCCTTGCCCCGGACGTACACACGGTATCCACGCCGAGCCGACCACCTTTGGCCTTAAACTGCTCAACCACTACGCCGAGCTGGGGCGCGACATCGAACGCCTGTCGCAGACAAAAAAAGAGATGATGGTCGGCAAACTGTCGGGTGCCGTCGGCACATACGCTAACTGCCCGCCAGCGATAGAGGCGCGTGTCTGCGAGCTGCTCGGCCTCGGGATAGATCCCGTTTCGACGCAGGTCATCCAAAGAGACCGCCACGCGCGTATCGTCACAGACCTCGCCATCTTCGGCGGCACACTTGAGCGTCTCGCGCTCGAAGTTCGCCACCTCCAGCGCACAGAGGTGCTTGAGGCGCTCGAACCCTTCAAAAAGGGACAAAAGGGGTCCTCCGCGATGCCGCACAAAAAGAACCCTATCCTATGCGAGAGAGTCTGCGGCATGTCGCGCCTGCTGCGCGGATTTGCCGTGCCGGCGCTTGAAGATATAGCCCTCTGGCACGAGCGCGACATCAGCCACTCCTCCGTAGAGCGCGTCATGTGGCCTGACGCCTTCCACCTCGCCCATTACATGACGAAGATCATGATCAAAGTAATGAGCGGCCTTGTGGTGAACGCCGACAAGATGATGGAAGACATCGACATCACGAAGGGTCTTCTTTTCTCGGGGCGCGTGCTGATCACCCTCGTTGAAAGAGAGGGCGTCAGCCGTGAAGAGGCCTACGCGATCGCGCAGAGCAACGCCATGCGCTGCTGGAACGAGAAGGTCCCACTGCTCGAACTGCTCAAATCCGACCCGAGAATAACGAAAATGACTGATTCCGAGCTGGAATCTTTGTTTGATTTAGGGTATTATCTAAAGCACATAGACGAGGTATTCAGCCGCTTTCCTGAGCTAAGCGTGGCTGAGGCCTCAAAATAA
- a CDS encoding DUF3990 domain-containing protein, protein MILYHGGLIPVPEPDLSLSRQQLDFGGGFYTTTSFAQAAKWSKIKSRRDGVPRGYISSYELDESIFKSKIMQIRKFRGPSRAWLTFVMHNRKDVGFAHPYDIVQGAVANDRVYACINAFEGGFIDFDTVIRRLRTYALADQISFHTDRAVKQLRFLGEKEVVSDEKNS, encoded by the coding sequence ATGATACTCTACCATGGCGGATTAATTCCAGTACCTGAACCCGATTTATCATTGAGCAGACAGCAGCTTGATTTTGGCGGTGGTTTTTATACCACCACCAGTTTTGCGCAAGCGGCGAAATGGTCGAAAATCAAAAGCAGACGTGACGGCGTTCCACGGGGATACATATCCTCCTATGAATTGGATGAAAGCATCTTTAAATCCAAGATCATGCAAATACGGAAATTCAGAGGCCCAAGCCGCGCTTGGTTGACTTTTGTCATGCATAACAGAAAAGACGTCGGCTTCGCGCACCCTTACGACATCGTACAGGGCGCTGTGGCTAATGACAGAGTCTACGCGTGCATCAATGCGTTTGAAGGTGGATTTATAGACTTTGATACAGTGATACGCCGTCTGCGGACATATGCCCTGGCCGATCAGATATCCTTTCATACTGACAGGGCGGTGAAACAGCTGCGTTTTCTGGGAGAAAAGGAGGTC
- the tmk gene encoding dTMP kinase: MFITFEGIDGCGKSTQARLLFELLNKEGGAVLTREPGGWEGGGTLRDIVLSGDLRHPWSELFLFMLDRTEHAARVIGPAISEGRHVVCERYHDSTLAYQVWGRGMPFEPLRDMAKLAALPEPDVTLFFKIKPALALSRVGKRGKPDSFEREGLAFMEKIDRGYRSLAEMEPRRWAVIECGDRNPAEIFAQVKDVLAERGLPL, encoded by the coding sequence ATGTTTATTACCTTCGAGGGCATCGATGGATGCGGCAAATCCACGCAGGCAAGACTGCTCTTCGAGCTTTTGAATAAAGAGGGCGGCGCCGTCCTCACGCGCGAGCCAGGCGGCTGGGAGGGCGGGGGTACGCTGCGCGATATCGTGCTTAGCGGCGACCTGCGCCATCCGTGGAGCGAGCTATTTTTGTTTATGCTCGACCGCACCGAGCACGCCGCGAGGGTGATCGGCCCCGCCATATCAGAGGGACGCCATGTTGTTTGCGAACGTTACCATGATTCCACCCTCGCCTATCAGGTGTGGGGCAGGGGAATGCCCTTTGAGCCGCTGCGTGATATGGCGAAGCTCGCGGCGCTGCCGGAGCCGGACGTTACGTTGTTTTTTAAGATCAAGCCAGCGCTTGCGCTCTCCCGCGTTGGAAAACGCGGGAAACCTGATTCTTTCGAACGTGAGGGTCTTGCCTTCATGGAAAAGATTGACAGAGGGTATCGCTCGCTGGCGGAGATGGAGCCGCGGCGCTGGGCCGTGATAGAATGCGGCGACAGAAACCCCGCGGAGATTTTTGCGCAGGTGAAGGACGTCCTCGCTGAAAGGGGACTCCCTCTGTGA
- the fic gene encoding protein adenylyltransferase Fic produces the protein METKVSIRFFNDREVRAVWDEDSSRWLFSVLDIVAVLRDEDDYEKIRNYWKYLKAKLRKQGNELGSVTTQMKLLAPDGKRRMSNVMNYEQIIALAKEFPSKNANRFIEWFTYSDETVDGKSKNKAYALWNSSFMSNIEVGTVKGLKQIHAYLFGGLYDFAGQIRSKDIAKGGFQFAVARYLDQTLLNIEKMPDEDIDQIISKYIEMNAAHPFMEGNGRSARIWLDMLLKKRLSLCIDWSKVDKKKYLDAMTRSVVNDIDIKKLLKAALTDKTNDREIFMKGIDYSYYYEEN, from the coding sequence ATGGAAACTAAAGTATCAATACGTTTTTTCAATGATCGTGAGGTACGTGCAGTTTGGGATGAAGATAGCAGCAGATGGTTGTTTTCAGTTCTTGATATTGTAGCGGTACTTAGAGATGAAGACGATTACGAGAAGATAAGGAATTATTGGAAATACTTGAAAGCAAAATTAAGGAAACAGGGAAATGAACTGGGTAGTGTCACTACCCAGATGAAACTGCTTGCTCCTGACGGAAAAAGACGAATGTCCAACGTAATGAACTATGAGCAGATTATTGCCCTTGCAAAAGAGTTTCCTTCAAAAAATGCGAATAGATTTATAGAATGGTTTACCTACAGTGATGAAACGGTTGACGGCAAAAGCAAAAACAAGGCCTATGCCCTGTGGAACAGTTCATTTATGAGCAATATAGAAGTTGGTACTGTGAAAGGCCTTAAGCAGATACATGCATATCTGTTTGGCGGCTTATATGATTTTGCCGGGCAGATCCGCTCGAAGGATATCGCAAAGGGAGGCTTCCAATTTGCAGTGGCGCGGTATCTGGACCAAACCCTGCTGAATATTGAAAAGATGCCGGACGAAGACATTGATCAGATCATAAGCAAATATATCGAAATGAACGCGGCGCATCCATTTATGGAGGGCAACGGCCGGTCGGCACGTATATGGTTGGATATGCTTTTGAAAAAGCGCCTCAGCCTGTGCATAGATTGGAGCAAAGTTGATAAGAAAAAATATCTTGACGCGATGACGCGAAGCGTTGTTAACGACATAGACATTAAGAAGCTGCTTAAAGCCGCGCTTACAGATAAAACGAACGACCGTGAGATCTTTATGAAAGGTATAGATTATTCATATTACTACGAAGAAAATTGA